The genomic region GTCAGGATTTCCCTCTCCTCCCGGGTCAGGGGGGCGGCCTTCTTCAAGACGTGCAGTGGCATGCAGATCTTGCCGACGTCGTGGATAGGCCCGGTTAAAACCAGGCCGTTCCTCTCCGCGTGGTCGGGCACCAACTCATGCGCCATGAGCGAGGAGAGGGCAAACGCCGCGAGAAAGTGGCGATAGGTGTAAAAGTCGTTGGCCTTGAAGTAGTCCAGCACATCCATGAGAGGACTGATAAGCCGGACTCTCTCCAGGTCGTTAAAGACGGCGGCGGTGCGTTCCTCGCCGGAGAATATCATCCTGTAATGGGGGGCGTTCAGAAAGTCCGCCAGATCCTCCCTCACCGAGCCGTACCGCAAGAGCGAGAGGCTGTCATATGAGACGGATGCGTGGGACGATATGAGGGGTTCCAGCGTCTCGGGGGATATTACTGCCCCGGCGGGGAAGAGCACCCGGTTGTCCAGG from Thermodesulfobacteriota bacterium harbors:
- a CDS encoding HD domain-containing phosphohydrolase, encoding MSALTTTTAIHTLDNRVLFPAGAVISPETLEPLISSHASVSYDSLSLLRYGSVREDLADFLNAPHYRMIFSGEERTAAVFNDLERVRLISPLMDVLDYFKANDFYTYRHFLAAFALSSLMAHELVPDHAERNGLVLTGPIHDVGKICMPLHVLKKAAPLTREEREILTGHTTAGYALLGYYLRDSQSLSSVIARDHHERIDGSGRPRGIRLEDLLVEIVAASDVYDALLSPRPYRPSPYDNRTALEVITEMAEGGQLGWDVVKTLVALNRKDKPRYDEVSIPSDKRGVAPADNQYGKTAEDETPEDETSAKK